In the genome of Bradyrhizobium arachidis, one region contains:
- a CDS encoding DUF892 family protein, whose protein sequence is MYHHVKKLMFTVRVDEPDPRFGNMLLEQFGGANGELAAAMQYSIQGLNCEDPDRKDLLMDIGTEELSHLEVVGTLARMHLKPSKFDRQAAEADPLIAIAGGGGVNLFNSQGNAWTADYLKITGELDVDLRSNIAAEARAKIVYERLINFTDDAGTKDALQFLMTREITHMKAFSLALESLAKPAFSIGRIAPTPGLVDQFFNDSTGTGDHGEIDTRGPWNEGGDWVFTESPAIQAGGDPSPTAAIVTESSPPADEAGLGDLLIDELRDILHAEKQLTKALPKMAQAARFDQLRELFEVHLAETEAQIERINECFQMLGQSARAKPCKGMMGLVEEGQEIMSEGEEKEDAAADLALIGAAQRVEHYEIAGYTTARNLAQQLRHSAVVSLLSKSLAEEENADQLLNQVARSLMSVAKMPAALEQTE, encoded by the coding sequence ATGTATCACCACGTCAAGAAACTGATGTTTACCGTCCGCGTCGATGAGCCAGATCCGCGCTTCGGCAACATGCTCCTCGAGCAGTTCGGCGGCGCAAATGGCGAACTCGCCGCTGCCATGCAGTATTCGATCCAGGGTCTGAACTGCGAAGATCCAGACCGCAAGGATCTGCTGATGGATATCGGCACGGAAGAGCTGAGCCACCTCGAGGTGGTCGGCACGCTCGCCCGCATGCATCTCAAGCCATCGAAATTCGATCGCCAGGCAGCAGAGGCCGATCCTCTCATTGCAATCGCCGGCGGCGGCGGAGTGAACCTGTTCAACTCACAAGGCAACGCGTGGACTGCCGACTATCTCAAGATCACAGGAGAGCTCGACGTCGATCTGCGCAGCAACATCGCCGCCGAGGCGAGAGCAAAGATCGTCTACGAGAGACTGATCAACTTCACTGACGATGCCGGCACCAAGGATGCGCTCCAGTTTCTGATGACACGCGAGATCACGCACATGAAGGCTTTCTCGCTGGCGCTCGAGAGCTTGGCAAAGCCTGCATTCAGCATCGGCCGAATTGCGCCGACACCCGGTCTGGTCGATCAGTTCTTCAACGATTCGACCGGAACGGGCGACCATGGCGAGATCGACACACGAGGTCCCTGGAACGAAGGCGGCGACTGGGTTTTCACGGAATCGCCGGCCATCCAGGCCGGCGGAGATCCCAGCCCGACGGCGGCGATCGTCACGGAGAGTTCGCCGCCCGCCGATGAGGCCGGGCTTGGCGATCTTCTTATCGACGAACTCCGTGACATCCTTCATGCCGAGAAGCAGCTGACGAAGGCGTTGCCGAAGATGGCACAAGCCGCACGTTTCGATCAGTTGCGTGAGCTATTCGAAGTTCATCTGGCCGAGACTGAAGCCCAGATCGAGCGCATCAATGAGTGCTTCCAGATGCTCGGCCAGTCCGCGCGAGCGAAGCCCTGCAAGGGCATGATGGGCCTTGTCGAGGAAGGCCAGGAGATCATGTCCGAAGGGGAGGAGAAAGAAGACGCGGCGGCCGACCTTGCATTGATCGGAGCGGCGCAGCGGGTCGAGCACTACGAGATCGCCGGCTATACCACTGCGCGCAACCTCGCTCAGCAGCTCCGCCACAGCGCCGTCGTCAGCCTGCTGTCGAAGTCCCTGGCCGAGGAGGAGAATGCAGACCAGTTGCTGAACCAGGTCGCCCGTTCGCTGATGTCGGTCGCGAAAATGCCGGCAGCGCTCGAACAGACGGAATAG
- a CDS encoding metallophosphoesterase family protein: protein MERCLAGVAHIIHAGDIGAADVIDRLRTLALVTAIRGNVDVGDWADSYPETQTVRIGGRCFYILHDLTGLEDKPAPTMPTW from the coding sequence GTGGAGCGATGCCTAGCCGGCGTCGCCCACATCATTCACGCAGGCGATATTGGGGCTGCGGATGTCATCGATCGACTTCGCACTCTCGCGCTAGTCACGGCGATCCGCGGCAATGTTGACGTCGGCGATTGGGCAGACAGTTATCCGGAGACCCAAACTGTGCGGATAGGAGGGCGCTGCTTCTACATACTACATGATCTGACGGGGCTAGAGGACAAACCGGCCCCGACGATGCCGACGTGGTGA
- a CDS encoding glucose 1-dehydrogenase, whose translation MTEHPKPPFPSQQQPMPGATAAMNPRPDHGEESYKGSGRLAGKKAIITGGDSGIGRAVAIAYAREGADIVIAYLNEDEDAAEVKALVEREGREVVLIPGDISHPDHCRAVVQRAVDELGGIDILVNNAAHQATFKDIAEISDQEWQRTFAVNIHAMFYLTKAAVPHMRPGAAIVNTASVNSDMPNPSLLAYATTKGAIQNFTGGLAQMLAGKGIRVNAVAPGPIWTPLIPSTMPEESVKNFGKQVPMQRAGQPAELATAYVMLADPLSSYTSGATLAVTGGKPFI comes from the coding sequence ATGACCGAGCATCCCAAGCCGCCGTTCCCCAGCCAGCAGCAGCCGATGCCGGGGGCGACGGCCGCGATGAATCCCCGGCCGGATCATGGAGAGGAGAGCTACAAGGGCTCGGGGCGCCTTGCTGGCAAGAAGGCGATCATCACCGGAGGAGATAGTGGAATTGGCCGCGCAGTTGCGATTGCATACGCCCGGGAAGGGGCGGACATCGTCATCGCCTACTTGAACGAGGATGAGGATGCTGCCGAGGTCAAGGCACTGGTGGAGCGGGAAGGGCGAGAGGTCGTTCTGATTCCCGGCGATATCAGTCATCCCGATCATTGCCGTGCCGTCGTGCAACGCGCCGTCGATGAACTCGGTGGAATCGACATCTTGGTCAACAACGCGGCTCATCAGGCGACGTTCAAGGACATCGCCGAGATCAGCGACCAGGAGTGGCAACGAACCTTCGCTGTGAACATCCATGCGATGTTCTACCTGACCAAGGCCGCAGTCCCGCACATGCGGCCTGGAGCTGCGATCGTAAATACGGCCTCGGTGAATTCCGACATGCCGAACCCGAGCTTGCTCGCCTATGCCACGACCAAGGGAGCGATCCAGAATTTTACGGGCGGCCTGGCGCAAATGCTCGCCGGCAAGGGCATTCGCGTCAACGCGGTGGCACCCGGCCCGATTTGGACCCCGCTCATTCCGTCGACAATGCCCGAGGAGTCCGTCAAGAATTTTGGCAAGCAAGTGCCGATGCAGCGCGCTGGCCAGCCGGCCGAGCTTGCGACCGCTTACGTTATGCTCGCGGATCCCCTTTCCAGTTACACCTCCGGTGCAACCTTGGCAGTTACCGGAGGCAAACCGTTCATCTAA
- a CDS encoding CsbD family protein, with protein MDWNRVEGNWKEMKGKVKEQWGKLTDDDLDVIAGKQDQLEGRLQQRYGYAKDQAKKEVDDWYGRQKW; from the coding sequence ATGGATTGGAATCGTGTTGAGGGCAACTGGAAGGAAATGAAGGGCAAGGTCAAAGAGCAATGGGGCAAGCTCACTGACGATGATCTTGACGTCATCGCAGGCAAACAAGACCAGTTGGAAGGTCGCCTGCAACAGCGTTACGGCTACGCCAAGGACCAGGCAAAGAAGGAAGTAGACGACTGGTACGGGCGCCAGAAGTGGTGA
- a CDS encoding DUF2934 domain-containing protein, translating into MNRKVDESIAARAYELWEKAGKPEGRDEEFWRLAEQELINEDESSPRRTPDTL; encoded by the coding sequence ATGAACCGAAAGGTCGATGAAAGTATCGCCGCGCGCGCTTACGAGCTGTGGGAGAAGGCTGGCAAGCCGGAAGGGCGGGACGAGGAGTTCTGGCGCCTGGCCGAGCAGGAACTTATCAACGAGGACGAAAGCTCCCCTCGACGCACGCCAGATACGCTTTAG
- the rpoH gene encoding RNA polymerase sigma factor RpoH: protein MYNTYSRPLPSIATGLTHYLAQIKKFPILTQEEETQFARRWRQLGDREAAYRLVTSHLRLVAKVAMRYRGYGLPIADIVSEGNIGLMQAVRRFDPERGVRLSTFALWWIRATIQEYVLRSWSMVKVSTNNAQKKLFFKLRQAKRAISAVEDGDLRPEQVQAIAARLEVPEREVVDMDRRLRGDVSLNSRTHDDPDADEAIEGLVDPSPSQDDKLADEHELAQRRQALRAAIQTLGPRERHIFTARQLTDTPPTLEELAAEYGVSRERIRQIEQRAFEKIRLTMHAVGGF, encoded by the coding sequence ATGTATAACACCTATTCTCGGCCACTGCCTTCAATTGCAACCGGACTGACTCACTATCTCGCTCAGATCAAGAAATTTCCGATCCTGACCCAGGAAGAGGAGACCCAATTCGCGAGACGCTGGCGCCAACTAGGCGATCGCGAAGCGGCCTATCGCCTCGTCACAAGCCATCTGCGCCTCGTTGCAAAAGTTGCCATGCGATACCGCGGTTACGGATTGCCCATCGCCGATATTGTTTCTGAAGGCAATATTGGATTGATGCAGGCCGTGCGACGCTTCGATCCGGAGCGAGGGGTTCGTCTTTCAACGTTCGCATTGTGGTGGATCAGGGCGACGATTCAGGAATACGTACTTCGATCCTGGTCGATGGTGAAGGTTTCAACAAACAACGCACAAAAGAAACTCTTCTTCAAACTGCGGCAAGCTAAGCGTGCGATCTCAGCTGTCGAGGACGGAGATCTGCGTCCTGAGCAGGTGCAGGCAATTGCTGCGCGCCTCGAGGTGCCGGAACGAGAGGTCGTAGATATGGACCGGCGCTTGCGCGGCGACGTATCCCTGAATTCCCGCACCCACGACGATCCGGACGCCGACGAAGCGATAGAAGGGCTTGTAGACCCCTCGCCTTCACAAGACGATAAGTTGGCCGATGAACACGAATTGGCCCAACGCCGACAAGCGTTGCGAGCCGCCATCCAGACGCTGGGTCCGCGCGAGCGACACATCTTCACTGCGCGCCAGTTGACCGATACGCCTCCAACGCTGGAGGAACTCGCGGCAGAATATGGAGTATCCCGCGAGAGGATCCGCCAAATAGAGCAGCGAGCATTCGAGAAAATACGACTGACAATGCACGCGGTCGGCGGCTTCTAG
- a CDS encoding alpha-ketoglutarate-dependent dioxygenase AlkB — MRESSGTLDLFGDAGLPEGMKYQRDFLTAEEEERLLIDIKALPFREFEFRGFTGKRRTVSFGWRYDFNGGGLTKADDMPEFLTGLRGRAEAFAGSAPGSFQQVLVTEYASGAGIGWHKDRSVFGDVVGISLLSACLFRLRRRKDIGFEQHNLSAEPRSIYLLRGPSRTEWQHSIPAVESLRYSITFRNLLEGRVS, encoded by the coding sequence GTGCGCGAAAGTAGCGGCACATTGGATCTTTTTGGGGACGCAGGTCTCCCTGAAGGCATGAAGTATCAGCGCGACTTTCTGACGGCTGAGGAAGAAGAGCGGCTTCTGATCGATATCAAAGCCCTCCCGTTCAGGGAGTTTGAATTCCGCGGCTTCACTGGTAAGCGCAGGACGGTCTCGTTCGGCTGGCGCTACGATTTCAACGGCGGCGGGCTGACGAAGGCGGACGACATGCCGGAGTTTCTGACCGGTCTTCGCGGCCGCGCGGAAGCGTTCGCCGGAAGCGCTCCCGGCAGCTTTCAGCAGGTTCTTGTCACCGAGTATGCAAGCGGGGCCGGAATCGGATGGCACAAGGACCGTTCTGTCTTTGGCGATGTCGTAGGCATCTCTCTTCTGTCCGCCTGCCTTTTCCGGCTTCGCAGAAGAAAGGATATCGGGTTCGAGCAGCATAATCTGTCCGCCGAGCCGCGCTCCATTTATCTCCTGCGCGGTCCTTCGCGGACCGAATGGCAGCACAGCATCCCGGCCGTCGAAAGCCTCCGCTATTCAATTACGTTTCGTAACCTGCTCGAAGGAAGGGTTTCGTAG
- a CDS encoding DUF72 domain-containing protein, protein MRATCVKRRSDLVPSASPIKQLTLEERRERRRLRREKQRENNVLRAAKMHRVRLKMESEGRPSPPELEKTLFVGCSGWRYWKWRDSFYASVPQPNWFSHYTAAFDTVEINASFYSWPTVANVQAWRRQPGGEGVVYTVKVCELITHVKKFKGTKTLIRDYGVVADILGEQMGCFLFQLPPSYRYTKARLAAIVSQLDPARRNVVEFRHKSWWNEEVYRAFRDAGIIFCSCSGPRLPDELVRTADEVYVRLHGPERWYRHNYSDDELRKWAEKIRESGAKRTWVYFNNDNDAHAPANAKTLHRMLSPLRPKRRIARPA, encoded by the coding sequence TTGAGGGCAACCTGCGTAAAGCGAAGGAGTGACCTTGTGCCTTCCGCGTCTCCCATCAAACAACTGACGCTGGAGGAAAGACGCGAACGGCGCCGGCTTCGCCGTGAAAAGCAGCGCGAGAATAACGTCCTGCGCGCGGCGAAGATGCACCGCGTCAGGCTCAAGATGGAAAGCGAGGGACGACCCTCCCCGCCTGAATTGGAGAAAACGCTCTTCGTCGGCTGTTCGGGCTGGCGTTACTGGAAATGGCGGGATTCCTTTTACGCGTCGGTGCCGCAGCCGAACTGGTTCTCGCACTACACGGCAGCGTTCGACACCGTCGAGATCAACGCGTCATTTTATTCATGGCCGACCGTCGCGAATGTGCAGGCCTGGCGCCGCCAGCCGGGCGGCGAGGGCGTCGTCTACACCGTAAAGGTCTGCGAACTCATCACCCATGTCAAAAAGTTCAAGGGCACGAAGACGCTGATCCGGGATTATGGCGTCGTCGCGGATATTCTGGGCGAGCAGATGGGCTGCTTCCTGTTCCAGCTACCGCCGAGCTACCGATACACGAAGGCCCGCCTTGCTGCGATCGTGAGCCAGCTCGATCCCGCGCGCCGCAACGTGGTCGAGTTCAGACACAAGAGCTGGTGGAATGAGGAAGTCTATCGCGCTTTCCGCGATGCCGGGATCATCTTCTGCTCCTGCAGCGGCCCGCGCCTACCCGACGAGCTCGTCCGGACGGCGGACGAGGTCTACGTCCGCCTCCACGGGCCGGAGCGCTGGTACCGCCATAATTACTCGGACGACGAGCTTCGGAAATGGGCGGAAAAGATCAGGGAAAGCGGCGCGAAGCGGACCTGGGTTTATTTCAACAACGACAACGACGCCCATGCGCCGGCTAACGCGAAAACGCTGCATCGCATGCTGTCGCCTCTTCGGCCGAAACGGCGGATCGCCCGCCCCGCATAG
- the hspD gene encoding small heat shock protein HspD codes for MRTYDFSPLWRSTIGFDRLFDLAETAQRAGEDNYPPYNIERLSEDRYQISLAVAGFAPSDIAITAEQNVVTIEGNKPDHAERNFIHRGISTRNFKRKFSLADYVQVKSASFENGLLKVDLVREIPEAMKPRRIAINGAPADNIQKLGTKAAA; via the coding sequence ATGCGCACTTACGATTTTTCGCCCCTTTGGCGTTCGACCATTGGCTTCGACCGCCTTTTTGACCTCGCAGAGACGGCGCAGCGCGCCGGCGAGGATAACTACCCACCGTACAACATCGAACGCCTTTCCGAAGACCGCTATCAGATTTCGCTGGCGGTGGCGGGCTTCGCGCCAAGCGATATCGCAATCACGGCTGAGCAGAACGTGGTCACCATTGAGGGCAACAAGCCGGATCATGCTGAGCGGAATTTCATCCATCGCGGCATCTCTACCCGCAATTTCAAGCGAAAGTTCAGTCTGGCGGATTACGTCCAGGTCAAGAGCGCATCCTTCGAGAACGGGCTGCTCAAGGTCGACCTGGTCCGGGAGATTCCGGAAGCCATGAAGCCGCGCCGGATCGCGATCAACGGCGCGCCGGCGGACAATATCCAGAAACTAGGGACCAAGGCAGCGGCGTAA
- a CDS encoding cell envelope biogenesis protein TolA, which translates to MPRKLKVYQTSQGFFDLALAAPSMKAALEAWGAASNLFHQGFAKEAEDEKIIAAAMAKPGVVLQRPVGSSSAFREHAELPSAASLDAQPRGTRDTPARKAPPKTRDEKVERKAAARYEKEERERKARRVKEEAEAARVRERRNKAIEKAQAALLEAEAGHEEKADAIVKDLEAVQRRAEAEDERWRELKARLEGNLRKAKE; encoded by the coding sequence ATGCCGCGCAAACTCAAGGTCTATCAGACCTCGCAGGGATTTTTTGATCTCGCCCTCGCAGCGCCCTCGATGAAGGCTGCGCTCGAAGCATGGGGCGCGGCCAGCAACCTTTTCCACCAGGGTTTCGCGAAGGAAGCGGAGGACGAGAAGATCATCGCCGCCGCGATGGCAAAGCCGGGCGTCGTACTGCAAAGACCTGTCGGATCAAGCTCCGCCTTCAGGGAGCACGCGGAATTGCCTTCCGCCGCGTCCCTCGACGCGCAGCCCCGCGGGACAAGGGATACGCCCGCCAGGAAGGCGCCCCCAAAGACGCGCGACGAAAAAGTCGAGCGCAAGGCCGCGGCCAGATACGAGAAGGAAGAACGCGAGCGGAAGGCGCGGCGCGTCAAGGAAGAAGCAGAGGCTGCCAGGGTCCGGGAAAGACGAAACAAGGCGATCGAGAAGGCGCAGGCGGCCCTTCTTGAGGCCGAAGCCGGTCACGAGGAAAAAGCTGACGCCATAGTGAAGGATCTTGAGGCCGTGCAGCGCCGCGCCGAGGCGGAGGACGAACGCTGGCGCGAACTCAAGGCGCGCCTTGAGGGCAACCTGCGTAAAGCGAAGGAGTGA
- a CDS encoding DUF2934 domain-containing protein: protein MTKPTEEEIRAKAYQLWKEAGEPEGQGELLWHKAQEELGRGQPTPANSLPVLQTICQSERLRGDTEGMVPLTKQAAPALRRMLN from the coding sequence ATGACTAAACCTACCGAGGAAGAGATACGGGCGAAAGCTTATCAGCTCTGGAAGGAAGCGGGCGAACCGGAAGGGCAGGGTGAATTGTTGTGGCATAAAGCCCAAGAGGAACTAGGCCGGGGTCAGCCGACCCCGGCGAACTCCCTCCCGGTACTACAGACAATTTGCCAATCTGAGCGGCTGCGGGGTGATACCGAGGGCATGGTCCCTCTTACGAAGCAAGCAGCCCCGGCTCTGCGAAGGATGCTGAACTGA
- the groES gene encoding co-chaperone GroES: MHFRPLHDRVLVRRIDAEEKTSGGIIIPDTAKEKPQQGEIIAVGPGGRNEQGQLVPLDVRAGDRVLFAKWSGTEVKIDGKELLIMKESDLLGVVEKAEALKNAA; encoded by the coding sequence ATGCATTTCCGTCCATTGCACGATCGCGTGCTCGTGCGCCGCATTGATGCCGAAGAGAAAACGTCTGGCGGCATCATCATTCCCGACACTGCCAAGGAGAAGCCGCAGCAGGGCGAGATCATCGCCGTCGGCCCAGGAGGCCGCAACGAGCAGGGCCAACTCGTGCCGCTCGACGTCAGGGCCGGCGACCGCGTGCTGTTTGCGAAGTGGTCGGGCACCGAGGTCAAGATCGACGGCAAGGAACTGCTGATCATGAAGGAGAGCGACCTTCTGGGCGTGGTCGAAAAGGCCGAAGCGCTCAAGAACGCAGCGTGA
- a CDS encoding cysteine hydrolase family protein yields the protein MAKNDDLRWGSPGENAVHICVDMQRMFAETTEWKMPWLPRVLPNIVLIAEAHQDRTIFTRFIPAKKPGQGAGMWRHYYERWEAMTIDRLGAEMIDLVPDLARFVPPARIFDKHVYSPWTGSDLHLQLQSAGVDTVIITGGETDVCVLATVLGAIDWGFRVILVTDAVCGSADETHDSMMNVYLNRFGRQVECVTTETLLNSWPGSARARLVS from the coding sequence ATGGCAAAGAACGACGACCTTCGCTGGGGAAGTCCGGGAGAGAACGCGGTTCATATCTGCGTCGATATGCAGAGGATGTTCGCCGAGACCACGGAATGGAAGATGCCGTGGCTGCCGCGCGTGTTGCCGAATATCGTGCTGATCGCAGAGGCGCATCAGGACCGGACCATCTTTACCCGCTTTATCCCGGCGAAAAAGCCCGGCCAGGGCGCCGGCATGTGGCGGCATTACTATGAGCGCTGGGAAGCGATGACCATCGACCGGCTCGGCGCGGAGATGATCGACCTCGTCCCGGACCTCGCGCGCTTCGTTCCGCCAGCGCGCATTTTCGACAAGCACGTCTACTCTCCCTGGACAGGTAGCGACCTGCACCTGCAGCTGCAAAGCGCCGGAGTCGATACCGTTATCATCACCGGCGGCGAAACCGATGTCTGCGTGCTCGCAACCGTGCTCGGCGCGATCGACTGGGGCTTCCGGGTCATCCTGGTGACCGACGCGGTTTGCGGTTCGGCGGACGAGACTCATGATTCCATGATGAATGTGTACCTGAACCGTTTCGGGCGGCAGGTCGAATGCGTCACGACCGAAACGCTTCTGAACAGCTGGCCCGGCAGTGCGCGGGCGAGGCTTGTGTCGTGA
- a CDS encoding DUF4142 domain-containing protein: protein MSDMLEIEAAKIALQKGNPDEKKFADQMITDHTKTSSDLKEMVPTESKVPTGSRCSLIVVRSVLDRIRMRP, encoded by the coding sequence ATGAGCGATATGCTGGAGATCGAGGCGGCCAAGATCGCACTGCAGAAGGGCAACCCGGACGAAAAGAAATTCGCTGATCAGATGATTACCGATCACACCAAGACCAGCAGCGACCTTAAGGAGATGGTGCCAACCGAGTCCAAAGTCCCGACCGGCAGCCGTTGTTCTCTAATCGTTGTACGGAGTGTGCTGGATCGCATTCGGATGCGGCCTTGA
- a CDS encoding DUF6894 family protein: MNDAMPRFYFHFVGDTPAHDVLGQEFADEAEARARGRALANHLATEQPHLVRDGNSVVVVSEDGREIEKLPLV, from the coding sequence ATGAATGACGCCATGCCACGGTTCTATTTTCACTTCGTGGGCGATACGCCTGCTCATGATGTTCTCGGCCAGGAGTTCGCCGACGAGGCCGAGGCACGAGCGCGCGGCCGAGCGCTGGCGAACCACCTCGCGACCGAACAGCCTCATCTCGTTCGTGATGGCAATTCTGTTGTGGTCGTATCTGAGGACGGCCGGGAAATTGAAAAGCTGCCACTGGTTTAG
- the groL gene encoding chaperonin GroEL (60 kDa chaperone family; promotes refolding of misfolded polypeptides especially under stressful conditions; forms two stacked rings of heptamers to form a barrel-shaped 14mer; ends can be capped by GroES; misfolded proteins enter the barrel where they are refolded when GroES binds): MAAKDVKFSTEARDRMLRGVDTLANAVKVTLGPKGRNVVIEKSFGAPRITKDGVTVAKEIELEDKFENMGAQMVREVASKTNDLAGDGTTTATVLAQAIVKEGAKAVAAGMNPMDLKRGIDLAVDAIVTDLKTRAKKVTSNDEIAQVGTISANGDTEIGRFLAEAMQKVGNEGVITVEEAKSLNTELEVVEGMQFDRGYVSPYFVTNAEKMRVELEDPYVLIHEKKLSGLQTMLPLLEQVVQSGKPLLIIAEEVEGEALATLVVNRLRGGLKVAAVKAPGFGDRRKAMLEDIAILTGGTVISEDLGIKLENVTVKMLGRAKKVVIDKENTTIVDGAGAKKDIEARSQQIRAQIDETTSDYDREKLQERLAKLAGGVAVIRVGGATEVEVKERKDRVDDALHATRAAVEEGILPGGGVALLRSLKALEGIKIANSDQKAGVDIVRRAVQVPARQIVQNAGEDGSVVVGKLLEHQSYNWGFNAATGEYQDMVKAGVIDPAKVVRTALQDAASVASLLITTEALVADKPKKTEAAPAPAMDF, encoded by the coding sequence ATGGCTGCCAAGGACGTAAAGTTTTCGACCGAAGCCCGCGACCGCATGCTCCGCGGTGTGGACACGCTGGCGAACGCGGTGAAAGTCACGCTCGGTCCGAAGGGGCGTAATGTCGTGATCGAAAAATCTTTCGGCGCGCCCCGCATCACCAAGGACGGCGTCACCGTCGCCAAGGAGATCGAGCTCGAGGACAAGTTCGAGAACATGGGCGCGCAGATGGTGCGCGAAGTCGCCTCCAAGACCAACGATCTGGCGGGCGACGGCACCACCACCGCGACCGTGCTGGCGCAGGCGATCGTCAAAGAAGGCGCCAAGGCCGTTGCGGCTGGCATGAACCCGATGGACTTGAAGCGCGGGATCGATCTGGCGGTGGATGCAATCGTCACTGACCTCAAGACCCGCGCCAAAAAGGTCACCTCCAACGACGAGATCGCCCAGGTCGGCACCATCTCGGCCAATGGAGACACCGAGATCGGCCGCTTCCTCGCCGAGGCCATGCAGAAGGTCGGCAACGAGGGGGTCATTACGGTCGAAGAAGCCAAGAGCTTGAACACCGAGCTCGAAGTGGTCGAAGGCATGCAGTTCGACCGCGGCTACGTCTCGCCCTACTTCGTCACCAACGCGGAAAAGATGCGGGTCGAGCTCGAGGATCCCTACGTGCTGATCCACGAGAAGAAGCTTTCGGGCCTGCAAACCATGCTGCCGCTGCTTGAGCAGGTCGTGCAATCCGGCAAGCCGCTTCTGATCATCGCCGAGGAAGTCGAAGGCGAAGCGCTCGCCACCCTGGTCGTGAACCGCCTGCGCGGCGGGCTGAAGGTTGCCGCCGTCAAGGCGCCCGGCTTTGGCGACCGGCGCAAGGCCATGCTGGAGGACATCGCGATCCTCACTGGCGGCACCGTGATCTCCGAAGACCTCGGCATCAAGCTCGAAAACGTCACGGTGAAGATGCTCGGGCGCGCCAAGAAAGTGGTGATCGACAAGGAGAATACCACGATCGTCGACGGCGCGGGTGCCAAAAAGGACATCGAGGCGCGCAGCCAGCAGATCAGGGCGCAGATCGATGAGACGACCTCCGACTATGACCGCGAGAAGCTGCAGGAACGGCTGGCGAAGCTTGCCGGCGGCGTCGCGGTAATCCGCGTCGGCGGCGCCACCGAGGTGGAGGTCAAAGAGCGCAAGGATCGCGTCGACGACGCGTTGCACGCGACGCGGGCGGCGGTCGAGGAAGGCATCCTGCCGGGCGGCGGCGTTGCGCTATTGCGCTCGCTAAAGGCCCTCGAGGGCATCAAGATCGCCAATTCCGACCAGAAGGCCGGCGTCGATATCGTACGCCGCGCGGTCCAGGTGCCTGCACGCCAGATCGTGCAAAATGCCGGTGAGGACGGGTCGGTGGTGGTAGGCAAGCTTCTGGAGCACCAGAGCTACAACTGGGGCTTCAATGCCGCGACCGGCGAATACCAGGACATGGTGAAGGCCGGCGTGATCGATCCCGCGAAGGTCGTGCGCACCGCCCTGCAGGATGCGGCCTCGGTCGCGTCGCTGCTCATCACCACGGAAGCACTGGTGGCGGACAAGCCGAAGAAAACGGAAGCCGCGCCGGCTCCCGCCATGGACTTCTAA